In one window of Streptomyces roseofulvus DNA:
- a CDS encoding DUF6114 domain-containing protein, with protein sequence MAPPGPGTAPVRRAWRRRRPFGAGLAPALGGAEILLVQRAGPDVLLSAGADVRYGLPLLMCGCGALVVLHPRGRRRYAVVGLLASLGSWVASDLGGLLVGMALGVAGGLLALGGPSGRDGATAPG encoded by the coding sequence ATGGCCCCGCCCGGTCCCGGCACGGCGCCCGTCCGGCGGGCGTGGCGGCGACGGCGCCCGTTCGGCGCGGGGCTCGCGCCGGCGCTGGGCGGCGCGGAGATCCTGCTGGTGCAGCGGGCCGGGCCGGACGTGCTGCTGTCGGCGGGGGCCGACGTGCGGTACGGGCTGCCGCTGCTGATGTGCGGCTGCGGGGCGCTGGTGGTCCTCCATCCGCGCGGGCGGCGCCGGTACGCGGTCGTCGGCCTGCTCGCCTCGCTCGGCTCCTGGGTGGCGTCCGACCTGGGCGGGTTACTGGTCGGCATGGCGCTGGGGGTCGCCGGCGGTCTGCTCGCCCTCGGCGGCCCGTCGGGCCGGGACGGCGCGACCGCCCCGGGGTGA
- a CDS encoding oxygenase MpaB family protein codes for MTTTTTPTEASLDALRHSGDELADAVVATLFERGEVGLFNSLMRYVSVSGQELPAGLPDVAREYLEATAVPPAWVDWNEMEKARLFFTDNNVHINTALSFAAMPACYVVPRVARLLSATHGLRYPSKRMAETGQFTVYLMRPDAFEAGGRFVPAAQKVRLLHASIRHHLIRSDRWDTAADGVPICQEDMIGGQMFFSMLVLDSLHRLGIHMSTEGAEAYYYAWRVVGAMLGVDQGAVPRTLDDARRYLDLYLLRYMAPSEEGVLLTRQLIDLYEEVVPGTLFDPVVSALIRHLVGDTCGDWLGVPRSRWDTAVKAVPALLGVLESVEDASPFAAWALDRLGHLTSVFELSTLTRGRVMHYAIPEHLRKEYGVDGGVSRKSRWTPPPATV; via the coding sequence GTGACCACCACCACGACGCCCACCGAGGCGTCCCTCGACGCCCTGCGCCACAGCGGCGACGAGCTCGCCGACGCGGTCGTCGCGACCCTCTTCGAGCGGGGCGAGGTCGGCCTCTTCAACTCCCTCATGCGGTACGTCTCCGTCTCCGGCCAGGAGCTGCCCGCCGGCCTGCCCGACGTCGCCCGCGAGTACCTGGAGGCCACCGCCGTCCCGCCCGCCTGGGTCGACTGGAACGAGATGGAGAAGGCCCGGCTCTTCTTCACCGACAACAACGTCCACATCAACACCGCCCTCTCCTTCGCCGCCATGCCCGCCTGCTACGTCGTCCCGCGCGTGGCCCGGCTGCTCTCCGCCACCCACGGGCTGCGCTACCCGAGCAAGCGGATGGCCGAGACGGGCCAGTTCACCGTCTACCTGATGCGGCCCGACGCCTTCGAGGCCGGCGGACGGTTCGTCCCCGCCGCCCAGAAGGTCCGCCTCCTGCACGCCTCCATCCGCCACCACCTGATCCGCTCCGACCGCTGGGACACCGCCGCCGACGGCGTGCCCATCTGCCAGGAGGACATGATCGGCGGGCAGATGTTCTTCTCGATGCTCGTCCTCGACAGCCTCCACCGGCTGGGCATCCACATGTCCACCGAGGGCGCCGAGGCGTACTACTACGCCTGGCGGGTCGTCGGCGCGATGCTCGGCGTCGACCAGGGCGCCGTGCCCAGGACCCTCGACGACGCACGCCGCTACCTCGACCTCTACCTGCTGCGGTACATGGCCCCCTCGGAGGAGGGCGTCCTGCTCACCCGGCAGCTGATCGACCTGTACGAGGAGGTCGTCCCCGGCACCCTCTTCGACCCGGTCGTCTCGGCCCTCATCCGCCACCTCGTCGGCGACACCTGCGGCGACTGGCTCGGCGTGCCCCGCAGCCGCTGGGACACCGCGGTGAAGGCCGTGCCCGCGTTGCTCGGCGTCCTGGAGTCGGTGGAGGACGCCTCGCCGTTCGCCGCCTGGGCGCTCGACCGGCTCGGCCACCTCACCTCGGTCTTCGAGCTGTCCACGCTCACCCGGGGCCGCGTGATGCACTACGCCATCCCGGAGCACCTGAGGAAGGAGTACGGCGTCGACGGGGGCGTGTCCCGCAAGAGCCGCTGGACCCCGCCGCCGGCCACCGTCTGA
- a CDS encoding DUF3040 domain-containing protein, with translation MEEARLSAYERRVLAEIEEDLSTDDGLARRMAGHRPPLRLPRPRFGGGRLGALTLGAATLALLVLAVATASPALTWAFAAAWVVTLILLLRMVVRWTRRHAAGGRPDD, from the coding sequence ATGGAAGAGGCCCGGCTCTCCGCGTACGAGCGGCGCGTACTCGCCGAGATCGAGGAGGACCTGAGCACCGACGACGGCCTCGCCCGGCGCATGGCCGGACACCGGCCGCCCCTCCGCCTTCCCCGGCCCCGGTTCGGCGGGGGCCGCCTCGGCGCCCTGACGCTCGGGGCCGCGACGCTGGCCCTGCTCGTCCTCGCCGTGGCGACCGCCAGCCCGGCGCTGACCTGGGCCTTCGCCGCCGCCTGGGTGGTGACGCTGATCCTGCTGCTGCGGATGGTGGTCCGCTGGACCCGGCGGCACGCGGCTGGCGGCAGGCCCGACGACTGA
- a CDS encoding amino acid ABC transporter permease, which yields MRRPGQARTGGRRAAKDESATVLYDVPGPRARRRNLLWTVLFLAALAAVVWWVIAGLAAKNQLEAAKWEPFFTDGRIWQTYLLPALKNTVVAAALAMVLALPLGALLGIARLSDHRTVRAGAGTVVEFFRAIPVLILMLFANAAYAEFTDISPETRPLYAVVTGLVLYNASVLAEVVRAGILALPAGQTDAAKAIGMRKGQTMAYVLLPQSVTAMLPALVSQLVVIVKDTALGGAMLGFAELLASVRPMSANYGANTIACFTVVAVLFVLLNIALTTFASWLERRLRRGKRSTGAVVTAEAVDDLAAPGPAEPPAPPGPGTREP from the coding sequence GTGAGGCGCCCCGGACAGGCGCGCACGGGCGGGCGCCGCGCCGCCAAGGACGAGTCCGCCACCGTCCTCTACGACGTCCCCGGCCCCCGCGCCCGCCGCCGCAACCTGCTGTGGACCGTGCTCTTCCTGGCCGCCCTCGCCGCCGTCGTCTGGTGGGTGATCGCCGGACTCGCCGCCAAGAACCAGCTGGAGGCGGCCAAATGGGAGCCCTTCTTCACCGACGGACGGATCTGGCAGACATACCTGCTGCCCGCCCTGAAGAACACCGTCGTCGCCGCAGCCCTCGCCATGGTCCTCGCCCTGCCGCTCGGCGCCCTCCTCGGCATCGCCCGCCTCTCCGACCACCGCACCGTCCGCGCCGGCGCCGGCACCGTCGTCGAGTTCTTCCGCGCGATCCCCGTCCTCATCCTCATGCTCTTCGCCAACGCCGCCTACGCCGAGTTCACCGACATCAGCCCCGAGACCCGCCCCCTGTACGCGGTCGTCACCGGCCTCGTCCTCTACAACGCCTCCGTCCTCGCCGAGGTCGTCCGCGCCGGCATCCTCGCCCTGCCCGCCGGACAGACCGACGCCGCCAAGGCCATCGGCATGCGCAAGGGCCAGACCATGGCGTACGTCCTCCTGCCCCAGTCCGTCACCGCCATGCTGCCCGCCCTCGTCAGCCAGCTCGTCGTCATCGTCAAGGACACCGCCCTCGGCGGCGCCATGCTCGGCTTCGCCGAACTCCTCGCCTCCGTCCGCCCCATGAGCGCCAACTACGGTGCCAACACCATCGCCTGCTTCACCGTCGTCGCCGTCCTCTTCGTCCTCCTCAACATCGCCCTCACCACCTTCGCCTCCTGGCTCGAACGCCGGCTGCGCCGCGGCAAACGCTCCACCGGCGCCGTCGTCACCGCCGAGGCCGTCGACGACCTCGCCGCCCCCGGCCCGGCCGAACCCCCCGCACCCCCCGGCCCCGGAACCCGCGAACCGTAA
- a CDS encoding SigB/SigF/SigG family RNA polymerase sigma factor, whose protein sequence is MTARATYAPSERRRDDGRPHAAAVRRRALGGLSEPENPTEATTDDARTLSVALFRRLRALDEGTPEHAYVRNTLVELNLSLVKFAARRFRGRPEPTEDIVQVGTIGLIKAIDRFEPERGVEFSAFALPTIVGEMKRFFRDTGWAVRVPRRLQELRIDLAKASDELEQRDGHRPDRTELAERLHLTPDEVSEGELAANAYTAHSLDAPVGDDDSDRAPQGSSGRRTAVEEPAYELIDDLASLRPLLERLGERDRLILSLRFGEELTQAEIGERVGLSQMHVSRLLARILGELRSSLLEDGATEDGTAA, encoded by the coding sequence ATGACCGCCAGAGCCACATACGCACCGTCGGAGCGCAGGCGCGACGACGGTCGTCCGCACGCGGCGGCCGTCCGGCGCCGGGCGCTGGGGGGACTGTCCGAGCCGGAGAATCCGACCGAGGCGACGACGGACGACGCCCGGACGCTGTCCGTGGCACTCTTCCGGCGGCTCCGTGCCCTCGACGAGGGCACGCCGGAGCACGCCTACGTCCGCAACACCCTGGTGGAGCTGAACCTGAGCCTGGTGAAGTTCGCCGCACGGCGCTTCCGCGGCCGCCCCGAGCCGACCGAGGACATCGTGCAGGTGGGGACGATCGGTCTGATCAAGGCGATCGACCGGTTCGAGCCGGAGCGCGGCGTTGAATTCTCGGCCTTCGCGCTGCCCACCATCGTCGGCGAGATGAAACGATTCTTCCGAGACACCGGCTGGGCCGTACGGGTGCCGCGCCGCCTCCAGGAGCTGCGGATCGACCTCGCCAAGGCCTCCGACGAGCTGGAGCAGCGGGACGGCCACCGGCCCGACCGGACGGAGCTGGCCGAACGACTGCACCTGACCCCGGACGAGGTGTCCGAGGGCGAGCTCGCGGCCAACGCCTACACGGCCCACTCGCTCGACGCGCCGGTCGGCGACGACGACTCCGACCGCGCCCCGCAGGGCAGCTCCGGCCGGCGGACCGCCGTCGAGGAGCCCGCCTACGAGCTGATCGACGACCTCGCCTCGCTGCGGCCGCTGCTGGAGCGCCTCGGCGAGCGCGACCGGCTGATCCTCTCGCTGCGCTTCGGCGAGGAGCTGACGCAGGCGGAGATCGGCGAGCGGGTCGGCCTCTCCCAGATGCACGTCTCCCGGCTGCTCGCCCGGATCCTCGGCGAACTCAGGAGCAGTCTGCTGGAGGACGGTGCCACGGAGGACGGGACGGCCGCCTGA
- a CDS encoding amino acid ABC transporter ATP-binding protein encodes MPVPEVPDPKGPGPDRGDAPGPDDGDALVVLRRVDKHFGTLHVLRSIDLTIRRGEVVVVIGPSGSGKSTLCRAINRLETIDSGEIRIDGRPLPAEGRELARLRADVGMVFQSFNLFAHKTVLDNVTLGQIKVRKKDRKAAEERARTLLDRVGVAAQADKYPAQLSGGQQQRVAIARALAMDPKVMLFDEPTSALDPEMINEVLEVMRQLAQEGMTMVVVTHEMGFARSAANRVVFMADGRIVEETTPDEFFGNPRTARARDFLSKILHH; translated from the coding sequence ATGCCCGTCCCGGAAGTGCCCGACCCGAAGGGTCCCGGCCCGGACCGCGGCGACGCGCCCGGCCCGGACGACGGCGACGCGCTCGTCGTCCTCCGCCGGGTCGACAAGCACTTCGGGACCCTCCACGTGCTCCGGTCCATCGACCTCACCATCCGGCGCGGCGAGGTCGTCGTCGTCATCGGCCCGTCGGGCTCCGGCAAGTCCACCCTCTGCCGGGCGATCAACCGCCTGGAGACCATCGACAGCGGCGAGATCCGCATCGACGGCCGCCCGCTGCCCGCCGAGGGCAGGGAACTCGCCCGGCTCCGCGCCGACGTCGGCATGGTCTTCCAGTCCTTCAACCTCTTCGCCCACAAGACCGTCCTCGACAACGTCACGCTGGGACAGATCAAGGTCCGCAAGAAGGACCGCAAGGCCGCCGAGGAACGCGCCCGCACCCTGCTCGACCGGGTCGGCGTCGCCGCCCAGGCAGACAAGTACCCGGCGCAGCTCTCCGGCGGCCAGCAGCAGCGCGTCGCCATCGCCCGCGCCCTCGCCATGGACCCGAAGGTGATGCTCTTCGACGAGCCGACCTCCGCCCTCGACCCCGAGATGATCAACGAGGTCCTGGAGGTCATGCGGCAGCTGGCCCAGGAGGGGATGACCATGGTGGTCGTGACGCACGAGATGGGCTTCGCCCGCTCCGCCGCCAACCGGGTCGTCTTCATGGCCGACGGCCGGATCGTCGAGGAGACCACCCCCGACGAGTTCTTCGGCAACCCCCGCACCGCCCGGGCCCGCGACTTCCTCTCCAAGATCCTCCACCACTGA
- a CDS encoding carboxyl transferase domain-containing protein, with amino-acid sequence MTAPANAREALALVTDDFTELPAAEGPYEGDGPLGWPGHGRARAEAAARSGASESVVCGTGTVGGTRTVLVSFEFGFLGGSIGEATGARVAAAHAHARAHRLPVTVLLATGGSRMQEGMRALVQLQRLAGESALTRAAGLPQLAVLRDPTTGGGWATLGAGSDVVLALPGAQVGFAGARVRPRDADPAAYTAESQFAHGHVDAVVPPGELRAVLGRWLALLTRPAGGPVPPPYALGGTAPSATGREAVARSRRPERPRADRYLAEVFTERAELSGDRAGGTDPGVRCGFGRLPDGRTAAYAAQCGTATRPAGFRTAARLVRLAGRLGIPVLTLIDTPGAANDAEAERAGAGPAIAELFGAVAEARVPVTALLIGEGGSGGALALAAPGRTWATPDAYFSVIAPELAAAVLKRPPEEVDVTADRLRLRPDDLVELGVVRGVVGAPPAGPPGGAH; translated from the coding sequence ATGACAGCACCTGCGAACGCGCGCGAGGCCCTGGCCCTCGTCACCGACGACTTCACCGAACTCCCTGCCGCCGAGGGCCCGTACGAGGGCGACGGGCCGCTCGGCTGGCCCGGCCACGGCCGGGCGAGGGCCGAGGCCGCCGCCCGTTCGGGCGCGTCCGAGTCGGTGGTCTGCGGCACCGGCACGGTGGGCGGTACGCGGACGGTGCTGGTCTCCTTCGAGTTCGGCTTCCTCGGCGGCTCGATCGGCGAGGCGACCGGCGCCCGGGTCGCCGCCGCGCACGCCCACGCCCGGGCGCACCGGCTGCCGGTGACGGTGCTCCTCGCGACGGGCGGCAGCCGGATGCAGGAGGGGATGCGGGCGCTCGTCCAGCTCCAGCGGCTGGCCGGGGAGTCGGCGCTGACCCGGGCGGCGGGGCTGCCGCAGCTCGCGGTGCTCCGCGATCCGACGACCGGCGGCGGCTGGGCCACCCTGGGGGCCGGTTCCGACGTGGTCCTCGCGCTGCCGGGGGCGCAGGTCGGCTTCGCGGGGGCCCGGGTGCGGCCGCGGGACGCCGACCCGGCGGCGTACACGGCGGAGTCCCAGTTCGCCCACGGGCACGTGGACGCGGTCGTCCCGCCCGGGGAGCTGCGGGCGGTGCTGGGCCGCTGGCTGGCGCTGCTCACCCGCCCCGCCGGGGGCCCGGTCCCGCCGCCGTACGCGCTCGGCGGCACGGCACCGTCCGCGACCGGGCGGGAGGCGGTGGCCCGGTCCCGCCGGCCGGAGCGGCCGCGCGCCGACCGGTATCTCGCCGAGGTGTTCACGGAGCGGGCGGAATTGTCCGGCGACCGCGCGGGCGGCACCGATCCGGGCGTCCGGTGCGGCTTCGGCCGTCTCCCCGACGGGCGTACGGCCGCGTACGCGGCGCAGTGCGGGACCGCGACCCGGCCGGCCGGTTTCCGTACCGCCGCCCGGCTGGTGCGGCTGGCCGGCCGGCTCGGGATCCCGGTGCTGACGCTGATCGACACCCCGGGCGCCGCGAACGACGCGGAGGCGGAGCGGGCCGGTGCCGGGCCGGCCATCGCGGAGCTCTTCGGCGCCGTCGCGGAGGCGCGGGTCCCGGTCACCGCGCTGCTCATCGGCGAGGGCGGCTCGGGCGGGGCGCTGGCGCTGGCCGCGCCGGGGCGCACCTGGGCGACCCCGGACGCGTACTTCTCGGTGATCGCGCCCGAGCTGGCCGCGGCCGTCCTGAAGAGGCCCCCGGAGGAGGTGGACGTGACGGCCGACCGGCTGCGTCTGCGCCCGGACGACCTGGTGGAGCTGGGGGTGGTGCGCGGGGTGGTCGGCGCCCCGCCGGCGGGTCCTCCCGGCGGGGCGCACTGA
- a CDS encoding ATP-binding protein, which yields MARSRRYVLGGGPGTAARLRDLSAQAVRDWYGPLSPAARTAADDVLLLVTELVGHALRRGGAPYELRLDRSADGVWVQVSDTAPGRPLPQDEHHAGQPSTACLYLVQRLAAAWGSVPREHGRTVWCEVPFPSADPSARAV from the coding sequence GTGGCCCGCTCCCGGCGGTACGTGCTCGGCGGAGGGCCGGGCACGGCCGCCCGGCTCCGTGACCTCTCCGCGCAGGCGGTGAGGGACTGGTACGGACCGCTCTCCCCGGCCGCCCGGACGGCCGCCGACGACGTGCTGCTGCTCGTCACCGAACTCGTCGGCCACGCCCTGCGGCGCGGGGGAGCCCCCTACGAGCTCCGCCTCGACCGCTCCGCCGACGGCGTCTGGGTCCAGGTCAGCGACACCGCCCCCGGCCGCCCCCTTCCCCAGGACGAGCACCACGCGGGGCAGCCCTCCACGGCGTGCCTCTATCTGGTCCAGCGGCTCGCCGCCGCCTGGGGCTCGGTGCCCCGGGAACACGGCCGGACCGTCTGGTGCGAGGTCCCCTTCCCGTCGGCGGACCCCAGCGCTCGGGCTGTCTGA
- a CDS encoding glutamate ABC transporter substrate-binding protein — MNPLRTTRTLVASATAVVLALGTASLAQGAVPADHDDDDQITIGIKFDQPGIGLKTPDGTYTGFDVDVATYIAKQLGHEPDQIVWKEAKSADRETMLQRGDVDFIAASYSINDERAEKVDFAGPYLLAHQDVLIRADDDSIKQPSDLNDKRLCSVTGSTSAQNVKDEIAPDAQLQEYGGYSECLTGLENGVIDALTTDDSILAGYAAQEEFKGKFKLGGFELSNENYGIGVQKGSDLKGKINTALEKMVEDGSWDEAVEKNFGPANYQNEPAPKIGVIVD, encoded by the coding sequence ATGAACCCGCTCAGGACCACCAGGACCCTCGTCGCCTCCGCGACCGCCGTCGTCCTCGCCCTCGGCACCGCCTCCCTCGCCCAGGGGGCCGTCCCCGCCGACCACGACGACGACGACCAGATCACCATCGGCATCAAGTTCGACCAGCCCGGCATCGGCCTGAAGACCCCCGACGGCACCTACACCGGCTTCGACGTCGACGTCGCCACCTACATCGCGAAGCAACTCGGCCACGAGCCCGACCAGATCGTCTGGAAGGAGGCGAAGAGCGCCGACCGCGAGACCATGCTCCAGCGCGGCGACGTCGACTTCATCGCCGCCTCCTACTCGATCAACGACGAACGCGCCGAGAAGGTCGACTTCGCCGGCCCCTACCTCCTCGCCCACCAGGACGTGCTGATCCGCGCGGACGACGACTCCATCAAGCAGCCGTCCGACCTCAACGACAAGCGGCTCTGCTCCGTCACCGGCTCCACCTCCGCGCAGAACGTCAAGGACGAGATCGCCCCCGACGCCCAGCTCCAGGAGTACGGCGGCTACTCCGAGTGCCTGACCGGCCTGGAGAACGGCGTCATCGACGCCCTCACCACCGACGACTCCATCCTCGCCGGCTACGCCGCCCAGGAGGAGTTCAAGGGCAAGTTCAAGCTCGGCGGCTTCGAGCTGAGCAACGAGAACTACGGCATCGGCGTCCAGAAGGGCAGCGACCTCAAGGGCAAGATCAACACCGCCCTGGAGAAGATGGTCGAGGACGGCTCCTGGGACGAGGCCGTCGAGAAGAACTTCGGACCGGCGAACTACCAGAACGAACCCGCCCCGAAGATCGGCGTGATCGTCGACTGA
- a CDS encoding cyclic nucleotide-binding domain-containing protein: MRSAAPKVSTLPVEHRERLMAFAEDVYFESGDRLFEEQQHAERFWIVKTGAVTLDAKVPGRGSPVIETLRHGELVGLSWLFPPYLCQSGAEAMTPVRAYEFDATAVRSLCRTDEGFGAAVYFWVGSILAHRLQVTRVRLLDLYAPHGSGIMA, encoded by the coding sequence ATGAGGAGTGCCGCACCCAAGGTCAGTACGCTGCCGGTGGAGCACCGCGAGCGGCTGATGGCCTTCGCCGAGGACGTGTACTTCGAGTCCGGTGACCGGCTCTTCGAGGAGCAGCAGCACGCGGAGCGGTTCTGGATCGTGAAGACGGGCGCGGTGACGCTGGACGCCAAGGTGCCGGGGCGGGGTTCGCCGGTGATCGAGACCCTGCGCCACGGTGAGCTGGTGGGCCTGTCCTGGCTGTTCCCGCCGTATCTGTGCCAGTCGGGGGCGGAGGCGATGACGCCGGTCCGGGCGTACGAGTTCGACGCGACGGCGGTCCGGTCGCTGTGCCGCACGGACGAGGGGTTCGGGGCGGCGGTGTACTTCTGGGTGGGGTCGATCCTGGCGCACCGGCTCCAGGTGACCCGGGTGCGTCTGCTGGACCTGTACGCGCCGCACGGCAGCGGGATCATGGCCTGA
- a CDS encoding ATP-binding protein — MTGPPAVWEGEMTQGDGTPAQTRRLLLHGSTGAVSRCRDFTARALADWGWIPAESPRARERVEDVLLMVSEVVTNACLHGGGPEEFVLRHADGLLRVEVADRSPRHPRRMAPRSPSLPGGHGLMVLDRLASDWGTSDRGPETPGKVVWLEVRRPSRPPWHRPPADCS, encoded by the coding sequence GTGACGGGCCCTCCGGCCGTGTGGGAGGGCGAGATGACCCAGGGCGACGGGACACCCGCGCAGACCCGCAGGCTCCTGCTGCACGGCAGCACGGGAGCGGTCTCCCGCTGCCGCGACTTCACCGCGCGGGCCCTCGCCGACTGGGGCTGGATCCCCGCCGAGAGCCCGCGCGCCCGGGAGCGCGTCGAGGACGTGCTGCTGATGGTCTCCGAGGTGGTCACCAACGCCTGTCTGCACGGCGGGGGGCCGGAGGAGTTCGTGCTCCGGCACGCCGACGGGCTGCTCCGCGTCGAGGTCGCCGACCGGAGTCCCCGGCACCCGCGGCGGATGGCGCCCCGCTCGCCCTCACTGCCCGGCGGTCACGGTCTGATGGTCCTCGACCGGCTGGCGAGCGACTGGGGCACCTCCGACCGGGGGCCCGAGACCCCCGGCAAGGTGGTGTGGCTGGAGGTCAGGCGGCCGTCCCGTCCTCCGTGGCACCGTCCTCCAGCAGACTGCTCCTGA
- a CDS encoding STAS domain-containing protein — translation MDSERNGLGEEPTAGRAGRFSVEVRTAWGTDTVVVVPLGELDHDTVEPLRTALEKHEDAARIVVDCAGLDFCDSTGLNLLLRARSRALEAGARLDLAGLRPPVDRMFRITGALHVFQVYADVATALAADGTGDARPEGPA, via the coding sequence ATGGACAGCGAGCGGAACGGGCTCGGAGAGGAGCCGACGGCCGGCCGGGCCGGCCGGTTCTCGGTGGAGGTCCGGACCGCCTGGGGAACCGACACCGTGGTCGTCGTCCCGCTCGGCGAGCTCGACCACGACACGGTCGAGCCGTTGCGCACCGCCCTGGAGAAGCACGAGGACGCGGCCCGCATCGTCGTCGACTGCGCCGGACTCGACTTCTGCGACTCCACCGGCCTGAACCTGCTGCTCAGGGCCCGCTCGCGGGCCCTGGAGGCCGGAGCGCGCCTCGACCTCGCCGGGCTGCGGCCCCCCGTCGACCGCATGTTCCGGATCACCGGGGCCCTCCACGTCTTCCAGGTGTACGCCGACGTGGCCACGGCCCTCGCAGCCGACGGGACGGGCGACGCCCGCCCCGAGGGCCCGGCGTGA
- a CDS encoding ABC transporter permease subunit: MFDFLEGYDLLGAFWVTVQLTFWSALGSLVWGTLLAAMRVGPVPLMRGFGTAYVTVVRNIPLTVIIVFTSLGLFQTLGISMGADRFTTINFRLAVLGLTAYTSAFVCEALRSGINTVPLGQVEAARAIGLSFPQILRIIVLPQAFRSVVGPLTNVLIALTKNTTVAAAIGVAEAALLMREMIENEAQLILVSAIFAFGFICLTLPTGLLLGRLARKVAVKR; encoded by the coding sequence GTGTTCGACTTCCTCGAAGGCTACGACCTCCTGGGCGCCTTCTGGGTGACCGTCCAGCTCACCTTCTGGTCCGCCCTCGGCTCCCTGGTGTGGGGGACGCTGCTCGCCGCCATGCGCGTCGGGCCCGTCCCCCTCATGCGGGGCTTCGGCACCGCCTACGTCACCGTCGTCCGCAACATCCCCCTCACCGTCATCATCGTCTTCACGTCCCTCGGCCTCTTCCAGACCCTCGGCATCAGCATGGGCGCCGACCGCTTCACCACCATCAACTTCCGGCTCGCGGTCCTCGGCCTCACCGCCTACACCAGCGCCTTCGTCTGCGAGGCACTGCGCTCCGGCATCAACACCGTCCCCCTCGGACAGGTCGAGGCCGCCCGTGCCATCGGCCTCAGCTTCCCCCAGATCCTGCGGATCATCGTGCTTCCGCAGGCCTTCCGGTCGGTCGTCGGCCCCCTCACCAACGTCCTCATCGCCCTCACCAAGAACACCACCGTCGCCGCCGCCATCGGCGTCGCCGAAGCCGCCCTGCTCATGCGGGAGATGATCGAGAACGAGGCCCAGCTCATCCTCGTCTCCGCCATCTTCGCCTTCGGCTTCATCTGCCTCACCCTGCCCACCGGCCTCCTCCTCGGCCGGCTCGCCAGGAAAGTGGCGGTCAAACGGTGA